In the Mesorhizobium australicum genome, ACGAGCACGAGCATGAAGGCGCTGATCAGCCAGGCGACGCCCATGTTCGGATCGACGCTGGATAGGGGCGTTATCAGAGCTCCCGCCACCGCCGCCAACCCGGAGCCGAGGGTGAACGTGACGGAGCGGACAAGTCCGCTGTTGATACCGAGCCCGCGTGCGAGGTCCTCGTTCATGATAACCGCGCGTGTGGATAGGCCTAGCGAGGTACCCCGGAGCGCCAGCGTCAAGCCGACCCCGAGCAGCAGCGCAAGGGCGATCAGGATCAGCCTATAGGTCGAATACGGCTCCCCAAGGATGCTGATTACGCCCCTGATCGGAGGTTCGGCGAAATGAACGCCCCGATCAAAAACCAACGTGATGATCTGCCCGATGATGATACTCAGGCCCCAAGTCGCCAGAATTGCATCGAGGGGACGATTGTAGAGCGAGCGTACGACGACACGCTCCATGCCGAGACCGACGATACCACCGAAGATCGCAGCCAAGGGTATACCGACCCAGGGACTTACCCCCATCGCGGTGGCCATGACCGCAGCATAACCGCCGAGCGTCATCAATGCGCCATGCGCGAAGTTGATCAGTTTCATAACGCCGAATACAAGAAGCAATCCCAAAGACACGATGTATAA is a window encoding:
- a CDS encoding branched-chain amino acid ABC transporter permease — translated: MVPVLLDIITTAAILYIVSLGLLLVFGVMKLINFAHGALMTLGGYAAVMATAMGVSPWVGIPLAAIFGGIVGLGMERVVVRSLYNRPLDAILATWGLSIIIGQIITLVFDRGVHFAEPPIRGVISILGEPYSTYRLILIALALLLGVGLTLALRGTSLGLSTRAVIMNEDLARGLGINSGLVRSVTFTLGSGLAAVAGALITPLSSVDPNMGVAWLISAFMLVLVSGSSLYSLAVASIVLGGAQVLVSNYFGPVLGGMTIAALAAVVLRIRPQGFSYE